One part of the Mycolicibacterium aromaticivorans JS19b1 = JCM 16368 genome encodes these proteins:
- a CDS encoding FAD-dependent oxidoreductase gives MSSFPNLLRAGRIGSMAVRNRLVMSPMETMYGTPDGLPSQRTRDYFAARAKGGVGLITVGATGIDHLQPETPGGLHLGTDEAVSAHRALVEAVHEHGAKIQPQIVHAGPDGLGPEMHGVTSLGPSVIPSYLTGRPSAEVTEAQLTGIIDLFKAAVRRAAEAGYDGIELHAAHGYMFLGSFLAPQRNRRTDDYRGDSAGGRIRVVLQTLAAIRSEIGDALPITLRISGYERVAGGRPSYETAQMAPQLVAAGVDAFHISGGVIDRLVTGMVNAAADGDALNVGAAAAVKQVVDVPVIAVGRIHDPTRAEQILADGHADFIAMGRPMLADPEMAAKLHAGQADRVRRCISCENCIDAMEQRFSVDCAVNPRTGKERELAVHPVAQPKHVVVVGGGPGGLEAARVAAERGHRVTLFERNAELGGALVWASIVHPENEPFLRYLRSEIAASTVTLEMSHPVDVDEVAALEPDAVIVATGADIVVPDIDGAHNPRVISGHGVRDLLAHPAALQAGRRVVIVGGSLAAIQLAEYLCAHDRFVTVLESGRTVAAEVGLKRRTEHMDRLDRLGVPLHVRANVHQITGNSVVFTPYGGTRRELAADSVIITGRLEADTALFDALTDRLSGAKVHAVGDCTGVGLIRKATDDGARAACSV, from the coding sequence ATGAGTAGCTTCCCGAACCTGTTGCGTGCAGGCCGCATCGGCTCGATGGCGGTGCGCAACAGGCTCGTGATGTCTCCGATGGAGACCATGTACGGCACGCCCGACGGTCTGCCGTCGCAGCGCACCCGCGACTACTTCGCCGCCCGCGCCAAAGGCGGCGTCGGGCTGATCACCGTGGGCGCCACCGGCATCGACCACCTACAGCCAGAAACTCCGGGCGGGCTGCACCTCGGGACCGACGAGGCGGTGAGCGCCCACCGCGCACTGGTCGAGGCCGTGCATGAGCACGGCGCGAAGATCCAGCCGCAGATCGTGCACGCCGGCCCCGACGGGCTCGGGCCCGAGATGCACGGCGTCACGTCGCTGGGCCCGTCGGTGATCCCGTCCTACCTGACCGGGCGCCCCTCGGCCGAGGTGACCGAGGCCCAGCTGACCGGGATCATCGACCTGTTCAAAGCCGCCGTGCGCCGCGCGGCCGAGGCCGGCTACGACGGCATCGAACTGCACGCCGCCCACGGATACATGTTCCTGGGTTCTTTCCTTGCGCCCCAACGTAACCGGCGCACCGACGACTACCGCGGCGACTCCGCCGGCGGCCGCATTCGGGTGGTATTGCAGACCCTGGCCGCGATCCGATCCGAGATCGGCGACGCACTCCCGATCACGCTGCGGATCTCGGGCTACGAGCGGGTGGCCGGCGGCCGCCCGAGCTACGAGACGGCCCAGATGGCACCGCAACTGGTGGCGGCCGGCGTCGACGCCTTCCACATCAGCGGTGGGGTGATCGACCGCCTGGTCACCGGGATGGTCAATGCCGCTGCCGATGGCGACGCGCTCAACGTGGGCGCCGCGGCCGCGGTCAAGCAGGTGGTCGACGTGCCGGTGATCGCGGTGGGCCGCATCCACGACCCCACGCGCGCCGAGCAGATCCTCGCCGACGGCCATGCGGACTTCATCGCCATGGGCCGGCCGATGCTGGCAGATCCGGAGATGGCCGCCAAACTTCACGCAGGCCAGGCGGATCGGGTGCGCCGATGCATCTCGTGCGAGAACTGCATCGACGCCATGGAGCAGCGATTCTCGGTCGACTGCGCGGTGAACCCCCGCACCGGTAAGGAACGCGAGCTGGCGGTGCACCCGGTGGCGCAGCCCAAGCACGTCGTGGTCGTCGGCGGCGGCCCCGGCGGCCTGGAGGCGGCCCGGGTCGCCGCCGAACGCGGTCACCGTGTGACGTTGTTCGAGCGCAACGCCGAACTGGGCGGCGCTCTGGTGTGGGCGTCGATCGTGCATCCGGAGAACGAACCGTTCCTGAGGTATCTGCGCAGTGAGATCGCCGCCAGCACCGTGACACTCGAGATGTCACATCCGGTGGACGTCGACGAGGTCGCCGCGCTGGAGCCTGACGCGGTGATCGTCGCGACCGGCGCGGACATCGTGGTGCCCGACATCGACGGCGCACACAATCCCCGGGTGATCAGCGGTCACGGGGTGCGCGACCTGCTGGCACACCCCGCCGCGCTCCAAGCGGGTCGACGAGTCGTGATCGTCGGCGGCAGCCTCGCCGCGATCCAGCTCGCCGAATATCTCTGCGCCCACGACCGATTCGTCACCGTTCTGGAATCCGGACGCACCGTCGCCGCCGAAGTGGGCCTCAAGCGCCGCACCGAACACATGGACCGGCTCGACCGCCTGGGAGTGCCGCTGCACGTGCGCGCCAACGTGCACCAGATCACCGGCAACAGCGTGGTGTTCACCCCGTATGGCGGCACCCGCCGCGAACTCGCGGCCGACAGCGTGATCATCACCGGACGCCTCGAGGCGGACACCGCCCTGTTCGACGCCCTCACCGATCGGTTGTCCGGCGCCAAGGTGCATGCCGTTGGCGACTGCACCGGTGTAGGACTGATCCGTAAAGCCACCGACGATGGCGCTCGCGCCGCCTGCAGTGTCTGA
- a CDS encoding nuclear transport factor 2 family protein, which translates to MSTTTEHTPALAASQASWRAVMSHDREGWLALMADDVVIEDPIGQAITNPDGNGVRGKAAVADFYDANISVNNLRVTCEETFPSSSANEVAHILVLRSQFEGGMTSTVRGVFTYSVNDAGLITNMRGYWNIDGMQFGQAVQ; encoded by the coding sequence ATGTCCACGACCACCGAACACACTCCAGCACTGGCCGCATCGCAGGCATCTTGGCGCGCCGTGATGTCGCACGACCGCGAGGGCTGGCTGGCCCTGATGGCCGACGACGTCGTGATCGAGGACCCGATCGGGCAGGCCATCACCAACCCCGACGGCAACGGCGTCCGCGGGAAGGCGGCTGTCGCCGACTTCTACGACGCGAACATCTCGGTCAACAACCTTCGCGTCACCTGCGAGGAGACGTTCCCGTCGAGCTCTGCGAACGAGGTGGCGCACATCCTGGTGCTGCGCAGCCAATTCGAAGGCGGAATGACCAGCACGGTGCGCGGCGTGTTCACCTACTCCGTCAACGACGCCGGGCTGATCACCAACATGCGCGGCTACTGGAACATCGACGGCATGCAGTTCGGCCAGGCGGTTCAGTGA
- a CDS encoding SDR family NAD(P)-dependent oxidoreductase produces MSDRPLEGFGAVVVGGSRGIGAAVSALLAECGAGVVVNGRDAAAAEATVATINDAGGRAVTHAGSAADEAVAEDLIALCESEFGAVDALVNCAGAPEPPGSSILTITAAEFRALLDIHVGTTFATCRAAAPRMVARGRGAIVNTSSFAFLGDYGGTGYPAGKGAVNGLTMAIAAELAGHGVRANVVCPGAKTRLSSGSDFEEQIESLRQRGILDDVSAHGALDAASPEYVAPVYAYLVSDLASKITGQMFIASGGFVGRFDKPAPVFINYRDHHDSPPWTISEIATMLA; encoded by the coding sequence GTGAGTGACCGGCCGCTAGAAGGGTTCGGCGCGGTCGTCGTCGGCGGCTCCCGGGGTATCGGCGCCGCCGTCTCGGCGCTGCTGGCCGAGTGCGGGGCGGGTGTTGTGGTCAACGGCCGCGATGCCGCAGCCGCTGAGGCGACAGTCGCCACGATCAACGACGCCGGTGGCCGCGCCGTCACTCACGCCGGCTCGGCAGCCGATGAGGCGGTTGCCGAGGACTTGATCGCCCTGTGCGAGAGCGAATTCGGCGCCGTCGATGCCCTGGTGAACTGCGCGGGTGCACCCGAGCCGCCGGGGTCGTCGATACTCACGATCACGGCTGCCGAGTTCCGCGCGCTCCTCGACATCCACGTCGGCACCACGTTCGCGACTTGTCGGGCGGCCGCCCCCAGAATGGTGGCCCGCGGCCGGGGCGCGATCGTCAACACCAGTTCCTTTGCCTTCCTTGGCGATTACGGCGGCACCGGCTACCCGGCAGGCAAAGGTGCGGTCAACGGCCTGACGATGGCGATCGCGGCTGAACTGGCCGGGCACGGTGTACGCGCCAACGTGGTGTGCCCGGGCGCCAAGACCCGGCTGTCCAGTGGGTCGGACTTCGAGGAACAGATCGAATCGTTGCGGCAACGCGGCATCCTCGATGACGTCAGCGCCCACGGTGCGCTCGACGCCGCATCACCGGAATACGTCGCCCCCGTCTACGCCTACCTGGTCAGTGACCTTGCCAGTAAGATCACCGGCCAGATGTTCATCGCCTCAGGCGGTTTCGTGGGGCGGTTCGACAAGCCCGCCCCCGTGTTCATCAATTACCGGGATCATCACGACTCGCCGCCGTGGACAATCAGCGAAATCGCGACGATGTTGGCCTGA